In Streptomyces violaceusniger Tu 4113, one DNA window encodes the following:
- a CDS encoding serine hydrolase domain-containing protein: MLLTSVPLNTAQADDETPSSILQAGAEQGVSDGYPGVIGLIRSGDSTEYVHAGVGNVSTKTDADPKAKFRIGSNTKAFTATVLLQLEGEGKLSLDDSIAKWLPDAVNANGYDGSKITIRELLNHTSSLPDYFTDLGVESDYFLNTEPDKAWAPQQLVNIALRQHAPQSAPGEKFGYANTNYILAGMVIKAVTGNEPGDEIQKRIIEPLGLNDTSFPTDSAMSGNYLHGYVHPLTIVTRDVTISNVQIGGTAGAIVSTLDDMATFQRALMTGKLLAPEQLKELKTTVPTGRADETWGLGIAHMKTPCGTWAWGHNGAVLGYFSEWLISDDGSTQVVHANNEYHMLSPTKGQTDSYQAMGNAFCAA; the protein is encoded by the coding sequence GTGCTGCTGACAAGTGTCCCCCTGAACACTGCGCAGGCCGACGACGAAACGCCGTCGAGCATCCTCCAGGCCGGTGCCGAGCAAGGCGTCTCCGACGGTTACCCGGGTGTGATCGGTCTGATCCGCAGCGGTGACTCCACGGAGTACGTACACGCAGGCGTCGGGAACGTCAGCACCAAGACGGACGCCGACCCGAAGGCGAAGTTCCGGATCGGCAGCAACACCAAGGCGTTCACGGCCACCGTGCTTCTCCAGTTGGAGGGTGAGGGGAAACTGTCGCTGGACGACTCGATTGCCAAGTGGCTGCCGGACGCGGTCAACGCGAACGGTTACGACGGTTCGAAGATCACCATCCGCGAGCTACTCAACCACACGTCGAGCCTGCCCGATTACTTCACCGACCTCGGGGTCGAAAGCGACTACTTCCTCAACACCGAGCCCGACAAGGCGTGGGCGCCGCAGCAGCTGGTGAACATCGCCCTCCGTCAGCACGCTCCGCAGTCCGCACCGGGTGAGAAGTTCGGCTACGCGAACACCAACTACATCCTGGCCGGCATGGTGATCAAGGCGGTCACCGGCAACGAACCCGGTGACGAGATCCAGAAGCGCATCATCGAGCCGCTCGGCCTGAACGACACGAGTTTCCCCACCGATTCCGCCATGTCGGGGAACTACCTGCACGGTTACGTGCACCCGCTCACCATCGTCACGCGTGACGTCACCATCTCCAACGTGCAGATCGGCGGCACCGCCGGGGCCATCGTCTCCACCCTGGACGACATGGCCACGTTCCAGCGGGCACTCATGACCGGGAAGCTCCTCGCCCCGGAGCAGCTCAAGGAACTCAAGACCACGGTACCGACGGGGCGTGCGGATGAGACCTGGGGGCTGGGCATCGCCCACATGAAGACGCCCTGCGGCACGTGGGCCTGGGGGCACAACGGTGCCGTGCTCGGTTACTTCAGCGAGTGGCTGATCAGCGACGACGGCAGCACACAGGTCGTCCACGCGAACAACGAATACCATATGCTGTCCCCCACCAAGGGACAGACCGACAGTTATCAGGCCATGGGCAACGCCTTCTGCGCCGCGTAG
- a CDS encoding NAD(P)-dependent oxidoreductase, with protein sequence MDLIILAASGRTGLAITRQALVRGHTVTAIARNPERIPLPSSATLHKVVGNVNDPASIAAVVNTDSVVLSAFGADQAGVLLAGAKAVVAAGPRRVIWLGAYGTGKSAEVAGEAASVIPKLLGARLPDKIAADNTVLAAGGTVFHAGVLADGPESPERRTVGLEAAPPFDLAATVTRETVAAAMLAEAEEPRFPGTVALPLAN encoded by the coding sequence ATGGACCTCATCATCCTCGCGGCCTCCGGCAGGACCGGACTCGCAATCACCCGGCAGGCGCTGGTACGCGGTCACACCGTCACCGCTATCGCGCGCAATCCCGAGCGCATTCCCCTTCCCAGCTCTGCCACTCTGCATAAAGTGGTCGGCAACGTAAACGATCCCGCGAGTATCGCGGCCGTCGTCAACACGGATTCCGTTGTTCTTTCCGCCTTTGGCGCCGACCAGGCCGGAGTTCTCCTCGCCGGCGCCAAGGCGGTTGTCGCCGCTGGACCACGGCGCGTCATCTGGCTCGGTGCGTACGGCACAGGCAAATCCGCTGAGGTGGCGGGAGAGGCGGCGAGCGTTATCCCGAAGCTGCTGGGCGCCCGGCTCCCGGACAAGATCGCGGCCGACAACACCGTGCTCGCGGCCGGGGGCACGGTCTTCCATGCCGGGGTACTCGCCGACGGACCGGAAAGCCCGGAACGTCGCACGGTTGGTCTGGAGGCCGCGCCTCCGTTCGACCTCGCGGCCACGGTCACCCGTGAGACCGTGGCCGCGGCCATGCTCGCCGAGGCGGAGGAGCCCCGCTTCCCCGGCACGGTTGCCCTGCCGCTGGCCAACTAG
- a CDS encoding LysR family transcriptional regulator: MQVDLNLLTSLDALLEEGSVMGAAERLNVSSPAVSRTLGRLRRLTGDDILVRTGHTMTPTPYAMAVREDVRRLVRQAHEVLSPSRELDLDELDRTFTLQCHDALAASLVPVLVDRIQEQAPGVKLRMLAETSADTDDLRHGRIDLELGGGRPSLPEFRSETLGHDPLVVAMRPGHPCADRLDLHSYASWPHVLVSRRGRLTAPIDDMLATEGLRRRVVAAVATVPMALRVASHGDVLVTTTEMLSRPLVEAFGLITRPLPVEFPPAVIHCNWHQRYDSDIAHAWLRDQVRAALAEIVTS, translated from the coding sequence GTGCAAGTGGATTTGAATTTGCTGACCTCGCTTGATGCCCTGCTGGAAGAGGGCAGCGTGATGGGCGCGGCTGAGCGGCTGAACGTGTCGTCACCTGCGGTCAGCCGCACGCTCGGTCGGCTCCGCAGGCTGACCGGCGACGACATCCTGGTGCGCACGGGTCACACCATGACCCCCACGCCATATGCGATGGCGGTTCGGGAGGACGTCCGCCGGCTAGTCAGACAGGCTCACGAGGTACTCTCCCCGAGCCGCGAACTGGATCTTGACGAACTGGACCGCACTTTCACGCTCCAGTGCCATGACGCGCTCGCCGCGTCGCTGGTGCCCGTATTGGTCGACAGGATCCAGGAGCAGGCCCCCGGTGTGAAGCTACGGATGCTGGCCGAGACCTCCGCCGACACCGACGACCTGCGGCATGGCCGCATCGACCTGGAACTCGGCGGAGGCCGACCGAGCCTGCCCGAGTTCCGGTCCGAAACCCTCGGCCATGACCCCCTCGTCGTGGCGATGCGTCCTGGTCACCCGTGTGCCGACCGCCTTGATCTGCACTCGTACGCGTCATGGCCGCATGTGCTTGTCTCCCGGCGTGGGCGTCTCACCGCACCGATCGACGACATGCTGGCCACCGAAGGATTGCGCCGCCGCGTGGTCGCGGCTGTGGCGACCGTCCCCATGGCCCTGCGCGTTGCCAGCCACGGTGACGTGCTGGTCACTACCACGGAGATGCTCAGCCGCCCACTCGTCGAAGCGTTCGGGCTGATCACCCGGCCGCTACCAGTCGAGTTCCCGCCGGCAGTAATCCACTGCAACTGGCACCAGCGCTATGACTCCGACATCGCCCACGCCTGGCTTCGTGATCAGGTGCGGGCCGCTCTCGCGGAGATTGTCACCAGCTAG
- a CDS encoding inositol monophosphatase family protein: protein MIAPGHELLAAATAAVRRAGARIMKRYSTATRQSGLAELLADVRDNDAAVIDTLRPALAEILPSAGWLNDEHGSGPLATGEWWLIDPVGGNINTVHGLTDWNIGVSLVRDGRPVLAVVYFPLLDETFTATAGDGAFLNGVPLQVSAKKSLDGALVGTGQAKPGQDAEIAERMGSSFTAMMKAAIYVRISVPVTHQLAQVAAGRMDLHWQFANVRSHVAGVLLVQEAGGIVTDLDGKPWQLTSESYIAAAPGVHAAALEILTAY from the coding sequence ATGATAGCGCCTGGTCACGAACTGCTTGCGGCCGCAACAGCCGCCGTCCGCCGCGCCGGCGCCCGGATCATGAAGCGCTATTCCACCGCAACACGCCAGTCCGGGCTCGCCGAGCTTCTCGCGGACGTCCGCGACAACGACGCGGCCGTCATCGACACACTGCGGCCGGCATTGGCTGAGATTCTGCCGAGCGCAGGCTGGCTCAACGACGAACACGGATCGGGCCCGCTGGCCACAGGCGAGTGGTGGCTCATCGACCCGGTCGGCGGCAACATCAACACGGTACACGGCCTGACCGACTGGAACATCGGCGTAAGCCTCGTCCGCGATGGGCGCCCGGTGCTGGCAGTGGTCTACTTTCCGCTGCTCGACGAGACGTTCACGGCCACGGCGGGAGACGGGGCGTTCCTCAACGGTGTACCGCTCCAGGTTTCGGCCAAGAAATCGCTGGACGGCGCCTTGGTCGGCACCGGCCAGGCCAAGCCCGGCCAGGACGCCGAAATAGCGGAGCGGATGGGCTCTTCCTTCACCGCGATGATGAAGGCGGCCATCTACGTACGGATCTCCGTCCCGGTGACCCACCAGCTCGCCCAAGTCGCCGCAGGCCGAATGGACCTGCACTGGCAGTTCGCCAACGTGCGCTCCCATGTGGCCGGTGTGTTGCTGGTCCAGGAGGCCGGCGGCATCGTCACTGACCTCGATGGCAAGCCGTGGCAGCTGACCAGCGAGAGCTACATCGCCGCCGCACCGGGC